One Xyrauchen texanus isolate HMW12.3.18 chromosome 2, RBS_HiC_50CHRs, whole genome shotgun sequence genomic window carries:
- the LOC127618952 gene encoding protein TEX261-like has product MWFIYLLSWLSLVVQICFITLAIAAGLYYLAELIEEYTVATSRIIKYMIMFSTAVLVGLYLFEGFPMLMIGVGLFTNLVYFGLLQTFPYIMLTSPNFILSCVLVVLNHYMAFQYFAEEYYPFSEVLAYFIMCLWVIPFSFFVSLSAGENVLPSTIQQGDDVVSNYFTKGKRGKRSGILLIFSFLKEAVLPSRLKMY; this is encoded by the exons AtgtggtttatttatttactgagCTGGTTGTCGCTGGTGGTGCAGATATGTTTCATTACTCTCGCTATTG CCGCCGGCCTGTATTATTTGGCGGAGTTGATAGAGGAGTACACCGTTGCCACCAGTCGcattataaaatatatgataATG TTTTCCACAGCCGTGCTGGTGGGGCTCTACCTGTTTGAGGGTTTCCCTATGCTCATGATTGGAGTGGGTCTCTTCACAAACCTGGTTTACTTTGGTCTGCTGCAGACGTTTCCCTACATTATGCTCACCTCGCCAAACTTTATCCTTTCATGTG TACTGGTTGTGTTAAACCATTATATGGCCTTCCAGTATTTTGCAGAGGAGTATTATCCTTTCTCTGAG GTTCTAGCATACTTCATAATGTGTCTGTGGGTGATTCCATTCTCTTTCTTCGTTTCTCTTTCTGCTGGGGAGAATGTCCTCCCATCCACTATACAGCAGGGAG ATGATGTGGTGTCAAATTACTTCACTAAAGGCAAGCGGGGCAAGCGCTCCGGCATCCTGCTCATCTTCTCTTTCTTGAAGGAGGCTGTTTTGCCAAGCCGACTAAAGATGTACTGA